In Antechinus flavipes isolate AdamAnt ecotype Samford, QLD, Australia chromosome 3, AdamAnt_v2, whole genome shotgun sequence, a genomic segment contains:
- the NRGN gene encoding neurogranin — protein sequence MDCCTESACSKPDDDILDIPLDDPGANAAAAKIQASFRGHMARKKIKSGERARKGPGPGGAGGSGGARGGAGGGPSGD from the coding sequence GAGAGCGCTTGTTCCAAGCCGGACGATGACATCTTGGACATCCCTTTGGACGATCCTGGCGCCAACGCGGCAGCTGCCAAAATCCAAGCGAGTTTCCGAGGCCACATGGCGCGGAAGAAGATCAAGAGTGGGGAGCGAGCACGGAAGGGCCCAGGCCCCGGAGGGGCGGGCGGCTCTGGAGGCGCCCGGGGAGGCGCCGGAGGTGGCCCCAGTGGAGACTAA